One segment of Cynocephalus volans isolate mCynVol1 chromosome 8, mCynVol1.pri, whole genome shotgun sequence DNA contains the following:
- the CNR2 gene encoding cannabinoid receptor 2 — translation MEGCWMMEAANGSKDGLNFNPMKEYMILSGPQKIAVAVLCTLLGLLSALENVAILYLILANHRLRRKPSYLFIGSLAAADFLASVVFACNFVNFHVFHGMDSKAVFLLKIGSVTMTFTASVGSLLLTAIDRYLCLCYPPAYKALLTRGRALAALGIMWVLSAFISYLPLMGWTCCPSLCSQLFPLIPNDYLLGWLLFIAFLFSGIIYTYGHILWKAHQHVASLAEHQDRQVPGMSWMRLDVKLAKTLALVLAVLFICWFPVLALMAHSLTTTLSDQIKKVFAFCSMLCLVNSMVNPVIYALRSGEIRSSAHHCLACWKKCLRGLGPEGKEEAPRSSVTETEADVKITS, via the coding sequence ATGGAGGGGTGCTGGATGATGGAGGCAGCCAATGGCTCCAAGGATGGCCTGAATTTCAATCCCATGAAGGAGTACATGATTCTGAGCGGTCCCCAAAAGATAGCTGTTGCAGTGCTGTGCACCCTTCTGGGCCTGCTGAGCGCCCTGGAGAACGTGGCCATTCTCTATCTGATCCTGGCCAACCACCGGCTCCGCAGGAAGCCCTCCTACCTGTTCATAGGCAGCTTGGCTGCAGCTGACTTCCTGGCCAGTGTGGTCTTTGCCTGCAACTTCGTAAATTTCCACGTCTTCCATGGCATGGATTCCAAGGCTGTCTTCCTGCTAAAAATTGGCAGCGTGACCATGACCTTCACAGCCTCTGTGGGCAGCCTGCTGCTGACCGCTATTGACCGCTACCTCTGTCTGTGCTACCCACCTGCATACAAAGCTCTACTTACCCGTGGGAGGGCACTGGCAGCTCTGGGCATCATGTGGGTCCTCTCAGCATTCATCTCCTACCTGCCCCTCATGGGATGGACTTGCTGTCCCAGTCTCTGCTCTCAGCTTTTCCCACTGATCCCCAATGACTATCTGCTGGGCTGGCTCCTGTTCATTGCCTTTCTCTTCTCTGGCATCATCTACACCTATGGGCACATCCTCTGGAAGGCCCATCAGCATGTAGCCAGCTTGGCTGAACACCAGGACAGGCAGGTGCCAGGAATGTCCTGGATGAGGTTGGATGTGAAGTTGGCCAAGACCCTGGCACTGGTGCTGGCTGTGCTCTTCATATGCTGGTTCCCAGTACTGGCCCTCATGGCCCACAGCCTGACCACCACGCTAAGTGACCAGATCAAGAAGGTCTTCGCCTTCTGCTCCATGCTGTGCCTTGTCAACTCCATGGTCAACCCTGTCATCTATGCCCTGCGAAGTGGGGAGATCCGCTCCTCTGCCCACCATTGCCTGGCCTGCTGGAAGAAGTGCCTGAGGGGCCTCGGGCCTGAGGGAAAAGAAGAAGCCCCAAGGTCCTCAGTCACCGAGACAGAGGCTGATGTGAAAATCACCTCGTGA